One genomic segment of Amycolatopsis sp. Hca4 includes these proteins:
- a CDS encoding NAD(P)/FAD-dependent oxidoreductase, whose protein sequence is MTGSAKGPSVLIVGTGFGGIGTAIELKRAGFGDFTILESAAEPGGVWRDNTYPGAACDIPSPLYSYSFEPNPRWPKRFSHQPDILAYLRRVIAKYGLEPHIRYRTEVTGAAFDADRGLWHVETSAGETFEANVFVPAVGQLSRPVLPDIPNRESFTGDAFHSARWDHDVDLTGKRVAVIGTGASAVQFVPELRKQARHVTVFQRTPPYVMAKSDPSYRRWQHWLFEHLPPTQLLGRLRIFLLAEYATYAMTRHPVLAKMFELRTAQLRRRHIKDPELRAKLTPAYPLGCKRILFTNDYLPALAQPDVDVETRRISEITEKGVRVEDGTEIEADVLIYGTGFAATEFLGRMEVRGLGGRLLRDEWSGGARAYLGMTVPGFPNLFCVYGPNTNLGAGSIIYMIERQARYIRQAVERLSRPGVSSLDVRPEVEERYDREVQQRLGHSVWSACRSWYRQADGRVTTNWPGLVTEYDRRTRRFDVADYRVAG, encoded by the coding sequence ATGACTGGTTCGGCGAAGGGGCCGTCGGTGCTGATCGTGGGCACCGGGTTCGGCGGTATCGGGACGGCGATCGAGCTCAAGCGCGCCGGGTTCGGCGACTTCACGATCCTGGAAAGCGCCGCCGAGCCCGGCGGGGTCTGGCGGGACAACACCTACCCGGGCGCCGCGTGCGACATCCCGTCGCCGCTGTACTCCTACTCCTTCGAGCCCAACCCGCGGTGGCCGAAGCGGTTCTCGCACCAGCCCGACATCCTCGCCTACCTGCGGCGCGTCATCGCGAAGTACGGCCTCGAGCCGCACATCCGGTACCGCACTGAGGTCACCGGGGCCGCCTTCGACGCCGATCGCGGCCTCTGGCACGTCGAGACGAGCGCCGGCGAGACGTTCGAGGCGAACGTCTTCGTACCCGCCGTCGGGCAGCTGTCCCGCCCGGTGCTGCCGGACATCCCGAACCGCGAGAGCTTCACCGGCGACGCCTTCCACTCCGCGCGGTGGGACCACGACGTCGACCTGACCGGCAAGCGGGTCGCCGTGATCGGCACCGGGGCCAGCGCCGTGCAGTTCGTGCCCGAGCTGCGCAAACAGGCCCGGCACGTCACGGTCTTCCAGCGCACGCCGCCGTACGTCATGGCGAAGTCCGATCCGAGCTACCGGCGGTGGCAGCACTGGCTGTTCGAGCACCTGCCGCCGACCCAGCTGCTCGGCCGGCTGCGGATCTTCCTGCTCGCCGAGTACGCCACCTACGCGATGACGCGCCACCCGGTGCTGGCGAAGATGTTCGAGCTGCGGACCGCGCAGCTGCGGCGCCGCCACATCAAGGACCCGGAGCTGCGGGCCAAGCTCACGCCGGCGTACCCGCTCGGCTGCAAGCGGATCCTGTTCACCAACGACTACCTGCCCGCGCTGGCCCAGCCGGACGTCGACGTCGAGACGCGGCGGATCTCGGAGATCACCGAGAAGGGCGTGCGGGTCGAGGACGGGACGGAGATCGAGGCGGACGTCCTGATCTACGGCACCGGCTTCGCCGCGACGGAGTTCCTCGGCCGGATGGAGGTGCGCGGCCTCGGCGGCCGGTTGCTGCGGGACGAGTGGTCCGGCGGCGCGCGGGCCTACCTGGGCATGACCGTGCCCGGCTTCCCGAACCTGTTCTGCGTCTACGGCCCCAACACGAACCTCGGCGCCGGGTCGATCATCTACATGATCGAGCGGCAGGCGCGGTACATCCGGCAGGCGGTGGAACGGCTTTCGCGGCCCGGCGTGTCCTCGTTGGACGTGCGGCCCGAGGTCGAAGAGCGGTACGACCGGGAGGTGCAGCAGCGGCTGGGGCACAGCGTGTGGAGCGCCTGCCGGAGCTGGTACCGGCAGGCCGACGGCCGGGTGACGACCAACTGGCCCGGCCTGGTCACCGAGTACGACCGCCGGACGCGGCGCTTCGACGTCGCCGACTACCGGGTGGCGGGCTGA
- the paaK gene encoding phenylacetate--CoA ligase PaaK, giving the protein MIETDIGADELAALQLERLQWTLRHAYANVPAYTRKFDEAGVHPDDCKELADLAKFPFTTKQDLRENYPFGMFAVPQDQVRRIHASSGTTGKATVVGYTEQDIDTWATVMARSIHAAGGRPGHKVHVAYGYGLFTGGLGAHYGAEKLGCTVIPASGGMTARQVQLITDFRPEIIMVTPSYMLTLLDEFERQGVDPRASSLKVGIFGAEPWTEQMRAEIEERFALDAVDIYGLSEVMGPGVAQECVETKDGLHIWEDHFYPEVIDPYSEEVLGGGETGELVFTSLTKQALPIIRYRTRDLTALSPGTARPSFRRMAKVTGRTDDLIILRGVNVFPTQIEEIVLRTPALSPHFQLVRSTRGRLDHLTVRVEARHDASAGEREQAAASLVSGVKDGVGVTVSVDVVDPDTLERSMGKMRRIVDQRDKP; this is encoded by the coding sequence ATGATCGAGACGGACATCGGCGCGGACGAGCTGGCCGCCCTCCAGCTGGAACGTCTGCAGTGGACACTCCGGCACGCCTACGCGAACGTGCCCGCCTACACGCGGAAGTTCGACGAGGCCGGCGTCCACCCGGACGACTGCAAGGAACTGGCCGACCTGGCCAAGTTCCCGTTCACCACCAAGCAGGACCTGCGCGAGAACTACCCGTTCGGGATGTTCGCCGTGCCGCAGGACCAGGTGCGGCGCATCCACGCCTCGAGCGGCACGACGGGCAAGGCCACCGTCGTCGGCTACACCGAGCAGGACATCGACACGTGGGCGACGGTGATGGCCCGGTCGATCCACGCCGCGGGCGGGCGGCCGGGCCACAAGGTGCACGTCGCCTACGGTTACGGCCTGTTCACCGGCGGGCTCGGCGCGCACTACGGCGCCGAGAAGCTGGGCTGCACGGTGATCCCGGCGTCCGGGGGGATGACCGCGCGGCAGGTGCAGCTGATCACCGACTTCCGGCCCGAGATCATCATGGTGACGCCGTCGTACATGCTGACGCTGCTCGACGAGTTCGAGCGCCAGGGCGTGGACCCGCGGGCGTCTTCGCTGAAGGTGGGCATCTTCGGCGCCGAGCCGTGGACCGAGCAGATGCGCGCGGAGATCGAGGAGCGGTTCGCCCTCGACGCCGTCGACATCTACGGGCTGTCGGAGGTGATGGGCCCGGGTGTCGCGCAGGAGTGCGTCGAGACGAAGGACGGCCTGCACATCTGGGAGGACCACTTCTACCCCGAGGTGATCGACCCGTACTCCGAAGAGGTGCTGGGCGGCGGCGAGACCGGCGAGCTGGTGTTCACGTCGCTGACCAAGCAGGCGCTGCCGATCATCCGCTACCGCACCCGCGACCTGACGGCGTTGTCGCCGGGCACCGCGCGGCCGTCGTTCCGGCGGATGGCCAAGGTGACCGGGCGGACCGACGACCTGATCATCCTGCGCGGGGTCAACGTGTTCCCGACGCAGATCGAGGAGATCGTGCTGCGCACGCCCGCGCTGAGCCCGCACTTCCAGCTCGTCCGGTCCACACGCGGGCGGCTGGACCACCTGACCGTCCGGGTGGAGGCCCGGCACGACGCTTCTGCCGGTGAGCGGGAACAGGCCGCGGCTTCGCTGGTCTCGGGAGTCAAGGACGGCGTCGGCGTGACGGTGTCGGTGGACGTCGTCGACCCGGACACGCTGGAGCGGTCGATGGGCAAGATGCGGCGGATCGTCGACCAGCGGGACAAGCCGTGA
- the paaI gene encoding hydroxyphenylacetyl-CoA thioesterase PaaI: MTNAAHTMFAADEASRALGIELVEAGDGRAVATMTITRAMVNGHDIAHGGYVFLLADTAFACACNSRGPVTVAAGADISFVAAGRLGDHLVATATERTRYGRNGIYDVTVHRETPGGPEVVAEFRGRSRALSAKRD, translated from the coding sequence ATGACCAACGCCGCGCACACCATGTTCGCCGCCGACGAGGCCTCGCGCGCGCTGGGCATCGAGCTCGTCGAAGCGGGTGACGGCCGGGCCGTCGCGACCATGACGATCACCCGCGCGATGGTCAACGGCCACGACATCGCCCACGGCGGGTACGTCTTCCTGCTCGCCGACACCGCGTTCGCCTGCGCGTGCAACTCGCGCGGCCCGGTGACGGTCGCCGCGGGCGCCGACATCTCCTTCGTCGCCGCCGGCCGGCTCGGCGACCACCTGGTCGCCACGGCCACCGAGCGCACCCGCTACGGCCGCAACGGCATCTACGACGTCACGGTGCACCGGGAGACCCCCGGCGGGCCCGAGGTCGTCGCCGAATTCCGCGGCCGCAGCCGCGCCCTCTCCGCGAAACGGGACTGA
- the paaA gene encoding 1,2-phenylacetyl-CoA epoxidase subunit PaaA, producing MTATVSLEEHFEHTIERDQRIEPRDWVPEGYRKTMIRQIAQHAHSEIIGMQPEGNWITRAPSLRRKAILLAKVQDEAGHGLYLYSAAATLGADRADLTDKLITGRQKYSSIFNYPTLTFADVGVIGWLVDGAAICNQVPLCRSSYGPYARAMIRICKEESFHQRQGYELLMTMMRGTQQQREMVQEAVNRWWWPSLMMFGPPDADSPNTAQSMAWKIKRHTNDELRQRFVDMSVPQAEALGVTFPDPELKWNAERGHYDFGAVDWDEFKNVLKGNGPCNASRIAHRRRAHEDGAWVREAAVAHAAKKEHK from the coding sequence GTGACCGCCACTGTTTCCCTCGAGGAGCACTTCGAGCACACGATCGAGCGCGACCAGCGCATCGAGCCGCGCGACTGGGTGCCCGAGGGCTACCGCAAGACGATGATCCGGCAGATCGCGCAGCACGCGCACTCGGAGATCATCGGCATGCAGCCCGAAGGCAACTGGATCACGCGGGCGCCGTCGCTGCGGCGCAAGGCGATCCTGCTGGCCAAGGTCCAGGACGAAGCCGGCCACGGCCTCTACCTGTACTCCGCGGCGGCGACGCTCGGCGCGGACCGCGCGGACCTGACCGACAAGCTGATCACCGGCAGGCAGAAGTACTCGTCGATCTTCAACTACCCGACGCTGACCTTCGCCGACGTCGGCGTGATCGGCTGGCTGGTGGACGGCGCGGCGATCTGCAACCAGGTGCCGCTGTGCCGCTCGTCGTACGGGCCGTACGCGCGGGCGATGATCCGGATCTGCAAGGAGGAGTCCTTCCACCAGCGGCAGGGCTACGAGCTGCTGATGACGATGATGCGCGGGACCCAGCAGCAGCGGGAGATGGTCCAGGAGGCCGTGAACCGCTGGTGGTGGCCGTCGCTGATGATGTTCGGGCCGCCGGACGCCGATTCGCCGAACACCGCGCAGTCGATGGCGTGGAAGATCAAGCGCCACACCAACGACGAGCTGCGGCAGCGGTTCGTGGACATGTCGGTGCCGCAGGCCGAAGCCCTCGGCGTCACCTTCCCGGACCCCGAGCTGAAGTGGAACGCCGAGCGCGGCCACTACGACTTCGGCGCCGTCGACTGGGACGAGTTCAAGAACGTGCTGAAGGGCAACGGGCCCTGCAACGCCTCGCGGATCGCGCACCGGCGTCGCGCCCACGAAGACGGCGCGTGGGTGCGGGAAGCCGCGGTGGCCCACGCCGCGAAGAAGGAGCACAAGTGA
- a CDS encoding AraC family transcriptional regulator, translated as MAELAVPAVGDWDFPRGTASIELMTRFAAERGLPAANLLAATTLTPELLADPAVQVDARQELAVVRALADLDGSDAAALELGRRYRVTTFGIFGFACISSPTLRDAMLFALRYFDLSFAFCIPRVVLGADRLTLELDDSRVPADVARFLVLRDLAAIFAVMRDLLPEIALDELMFRHESATPEEYRAAFGVLPRFGADACRATLDPALLGRPLPQANDQTVALCAAQCEALVARRRERSGISQQVRERLVRLGGVDAGMDEIAGQLALSTRTLRRRLTEAGTSYRALVDEVRQTLAEELLDTGVLSVEDVAYRLGYAEASSFIHAFKRWTGMTPAAFARRFRAARRGPPGR; from the coding sequence ATGGCCGAGCTCGCCGTGCCCGCCGTCGGGGACTGGGACTTCCCCCGCGGCACCGCGAGCATCGAGCTGATGACCCGCTTCGCCGCCGAACGCGGCCTGCCCGCGGCGAACCTGCTGGCCGCCACCACGCTCACGCCGGAGCTGCTCGCCGACCCCGCCGTCCAGGTGGACGCGCGCCAGGAGCTGGCCGTGGTCCGGGCGCTGGCCGACCTGGACGGATCCGACGCGGCGGCACTGGAGCTGGGCCGCCGCTACCGCGTCACCACCTTCGGCATCTTCGGCTTCGCCTGCATCAGCAGCCCGACGCTGCGCGACGCGATGCTGTTCGCCCTCCGCTACTTCGACCTGAGCTTCGCCTTCTGCATCCCTCGCGTCGTCCTCGGCGCCGACCGGCTGACGCTCGAGCTCGACGACAGCCGCGTGCCCGCCGACGTCGCCCGCTTCCTCGTCCTGCGCGACCTGGCCGCGATCTTCGCCGTCATGCGCGACCTGCTGCCCGAGATCGCCCTGGACGAGCTGATGTTCCGCCACGAATCGGCGACGCCGGAGGAATACCGGGCCGCGTTCGGCGTGCTGCCGCGCTTCGGCGCCGACGCCTGCCGGGCGACGCTCGACCCGGCGCTGCTGGGCCGGCCGCTGCCGCAGGCCAACGACCAGACCGTCGCCCTGTGCGCCGCGCAGTGCGAAGCGCTCGTCGCCCGGCGGCGGGAACGTTCGGGGATTTCGCAGCAGGTGCGCGAACGCCTGGTCCGGCTCGGCGGGGTCGACGCCGGCATGGACGAGATCGCCGGGCAGCTCGCCCTCAGCACCCGCACCCTGCGCCGCCGCCTGACCGAAGCCGGCACGAGCTACCGGGCGCTGGTCGACGAGGTCCGCCAGACGCTCGCCGAGGAGCTGCTCGACACCGGTGTGCTGTCGGTCGAAGACGTCGCCTACCGGCTCGGGTACGCCGAAGCGTCGAGCTTCATCCACGCGTTCAAGCGCTGGACGGGGATGACGCCGGCGGCGTTCGCGCGCCGCTTCCGCGCCGCTCGGCGAGGACCGCCGGGTAGGTGA
- the paaZ gene encoding phenylacetic acid degradation bifunctional protein PaaZ encodes MALLRSYVSGEWHTAADEGVPLHDAATGEEVARISSKGVDFAAALEYGRRVGGPALRELTFHQRAALLKALASHLREHREELYALSARTGATLGDSKFDIDGGIGVLFSYGSKGKRELPNDTVYVEGSVEPLSRGGTFVAQHIATPLRGVAVQINAFNFPVWGPLEKFAPAFLAGVPSLVKPASSTAYLTARLVELIIESGILPEGSLQFVAGSVGDLLDHVTAQDLVSFTGSASTAQKLRAHPAIIRNAVRFNAEADSLNCSILGPDAVPGTTEFDLFVKQLTTEMTVKAGQKCTAIRRAFVPAELLDDVAAAASERLAKVTVGNPASEGVRMGALASLEQREEVRRSLKALLDAGSVVFGDPEKVDVVDADAERGAFISPVLLKADPERSEPHEVEAFGPVSTLMPYTSTEQVVDFAARGGGSLAGSVVSADKEFVREVVLGAAPYHGRLLVLDAEDAKESTGHGSPMPQLVHGGPGRAGGGEEMGGIRGVLHHMQRTAVQGSPAVLSAVTGRWVAGAPRSEGVHPFRKSLAELRIGDSVVAGPRTVTQEDVDHFAEFTGDTFYAHTDPEAAAANPLFGGIVAHGYLVVSFAAGLFVSPEPGPVLANYGLENLRFLTPVKVGDSLTVTLTAKQITPRIDQEYGEVRWDADVTNAEGESVAKYDVLTLVSKEQP; translated from the coding sequence ATGGCATTGCTGCGCAGCTACGTCTCCGGGGAGTGGCACACGGCGGCGGACGAGGGCGTCCCGCTGCACGACGCGGCCACGGGCGAGGAGGTCGCCCGGATCTCGTCGAAGGGCGTCGACTTCGCGGCCGCCCTGGAGTACGGCCGCCGGGTCGGCGGCCCGGCCCTGCGCGAGCTGACGTTCCACCAGCGCGCGGCCCTGCTGAAGGCCCTGGCCTCCCACCTGCGCGAACACCGCGAGGAGCTGTACGCGCTCTCGGCGCGCACGGGTGCCACCCTCGGCGACTCGAAGTTCGACATCGACGGCGGCATCGGCGTCCTGTTCAGCTACGGCTCCAAGGGCAAGCGCGAGCTGCCCAACGACACGGTCTACGTCGAAGGCAGCGTCGAGCCGCTCAGCCGCGGGGGCACGTTCGTCGCCCAGCACATCGCGACCCCGCTGCGGGGCGTCGCCGTCCAGATCAACGCGTTCAACTTCCCGGTGTGGGGACCGCTGGAGAAGTTCGCCCCCGCGTTCCTCGCCGGGGTGCCGAGCCTGGTCAAGCCGGCCAGCTCCACCGCCTACCTGACCGCGCGGCTGGTCGAGCTGATCATCGAGTCCGGCATCCTGCCCGAGGGCTCGCTGCAGTTCGTCGCCGGCAGTGTCGGCGACCTGCTGGACCACGTCACCGCGCAGGACCTGGTGTCCTTCACCGGCTCGGCGTCGACCGCCCAGAAGCTGCGCGCGCACCCGGCGATCATCCGCAACGCCGTCCGGTTCAACGCCGAGGCCGACTCGCTGAACTGCTCGATCCTCGGCCCGGACGCCGTGCCCGGGACGACCGAGTTCGACCTGTTCGTCAAGCAGCTGACCACCGAGATGACGGTCAAGGCGGGCCAGAAGTGCACCGCGATCCGGCGCGCGTTCGTCCCCGCCGAGCTGCTCGACGACGTCGCCGCGGCGGCGTCCGAGCGGCTGGCGAAGGTGACGGTCGGCAACCCGGCGTCCGAAGGCGTCCGGATGGGCGCGCTGGCCAGCCTGGAGCAGCGCGAGGAGGTCCGGCGGTCGCTGAAGGCGCTGCTGGACGCCGGCAGCGTCGTGTTCGGTGACCCGGAGAAGGTCGACGTCGTCGACGCCGACGCCGAGCGCGGCGCGTTCATCTCGCCGGTGCTGCTCAAGGCCGACCCCGAGCGCTCCGAGCCGCACGAGGTCGAGGCGTTCGGCCCGGTCTCGACGCTCATGCCGTACACGTCCACCGAGCAGGTCGTCGACTTCGCCGCGCGCGGCGGCGGCAGCCTGGCCGGGTCCGTGGTCAGCGCGGACAAGGAGTTCGTCCGCGAGGTCGTCCTCGGCGCGGCGCCGTACCACGGCCGCCTGCTGGTGCTGGACGCCGAAGACGCGAAGGAGTCCACCGGCCACGGCTCGCCGATGCCGCAGCTGGTCCACGGCGGCCCCGGCCGCGCGGGCGGCGGTGAGGAGATGGGCGGCATCCGCGGCGTGCTGCACCACATGCAGCGCACCGCCGTGCAGGGCTCGCCCGCCGTGCTCTCCGCGGTCACCGGCCGCTGGGTCGCCGGCGCGCCGCGGAGCGAAGGCGTCCACCCGTTCCGCAAGTCCCTGGCCGAGCTGCGCATCGGCGACTCGGTGGTCGCCGGGCCGCGCACGGTCACGCAGGAGGACGTCGACCACTTCGCCGAATTCACCGGCGACACGTTCTACGCCCACACCGACCCGGAAGCGGCGGCCGCGAACCCGCTGTTCGGCGGGATCGTCGCGCACGGCTACCTGGTCGTCTCCTTCGCCGCGGGCCTGTTCGTCTCGCCCGAGCCCGGCCCGGTGCTGGCCAACTACGGCCTGGAGAACCTGCGCTTCCTGACCCCGGTCAAGGTCGGCGACTCGCTCACGGTGACGCTGACCGCCAAGCAGATCACCCCGCGGATCGACCAGGAGTACGGCGAGGTCCGCTGGGACGCCGACGTCACCAACGCCGAAGGAGAGTCGGTGGCCAAGTACGACGTCCTGACCCTGGTTTCGAAGGAGCAGCCGTGA
- the paaB gene encoding 1,2-phenylacetyl-CoA epoxidase subunit PaaB, whose translation MFVRGKRGLNHVHVGSLHAADDEMALHHARDLYTRRNEGVSIWVVRASDITASSPDEKDPFFAPSGDKVYRHPTFYDIPEDVPHI comes from the coding sequence GTGTTCGTCCGCGGCAAGCGCGGGCTGAACCACGTCCACGTCGGCTCGCTGCACGCCGCCGACGACGAGATGGCGCTGCACCACGCCCGCGACCTCTACACGCGGCGCAACGAGGGCGTGTCGATCTGGGTCGTGCGCGCTTCGGACATCACGGCGTCGTCGCCGGACGAGAAGGACCCGTTCTTCGCGCCCAGCGGCGACAAGGTCTACCGGCACCCGACGTTCTACGACATTCCCGAGGATGTGCCGCACATATGA
- a CDS encoding TetR/AcrR family transcriptional regulator, with the protein MTTGTRPRRRRLEPAERRAEILAAARRLFGAGSYASVSTSDIAEAAGVARPLINHYFGGKRELYLEVVRQLMIVPAPVTEALPDTTMEERLAIGVERWIEVVDRNRDAWLTVIGPESAGRDPEIERIMLEADEIAADRVLEAALMTGVTEGREELRAMIRSFGGMLRAASREWLIRGTLDRAALRTFLTGSLLNLLKLTYPAVLAERRGSGARTPPASSPSSA; encoded by the coding sequence ATGACCACCGGTACCCGGCCGCGGCGCCGCCGGCTCGAACCGGCCGAACGGCGTGCGGAGATCCTCGCCGCCGCCCGGCGGCTGTTCGGCGCGGGCAGCTACGCCTCGGTGTCCACTTCGGACATCGCCGAGGCCGCCGGGGTGGCGCGGCCGCTGATCAACCACTACTTCGGCGGCAAGCGCGAGCTGTACCTGGAAGTGGTGCGGCAGCTGATGATCGTGCCGGCGCCGGTCACCGAAGCGCTGCCGGACACCACGATGGAGGAGCGGCTGGCGATCGGCGTCGAACGCTGGATCGAGGTCGTGGACCGCAACCGCGACGCCTGGCTGACCGTGATCGGCCCCGAGTCGGCGGGCCGCGACCCCGAGATCGAGCGGATCATGCTGGAGGCCGACGAGATCGCCGCCGACCGGGTCCTCGAAGCCGCGCTGATGACCGGCGTGACCGAGGGCCGCGAAGAGCTGCGCGCGATGATCCGCTCGTTCGGCGGGATGCTGCGCGCGGCTTCGCGCGAATGGCTGATCCGCGGCACGCTCGACCGCGCGGCGCTGCGCACCTTCCTCACCGGTTCGCTGCTCAACCTGCTGAAGCTCACCTACCCGGCGGTCCTCGCCGAGCGGCGCGGAAGCGGCGCGCGAACGCCGCCGGCGTCATCCCCGTCCAGCGCTTGA
- a CDS encoding winged helix DNA-binding domain-containing protein translates to METLTRRALNRATLERQLLLGRAEMSAFDAVEHLAGLQAQAPFPPYFGLWSRLAGFRPSELAELLESRRVVRIALMRGTVHLVTAADALAWRPVLQGIYDRDLKQNTLHASALAGLDHELVAEAARKLLLGGPMPGTKLGAELARTWDVPPSSLTHLARGRLPLVQTPPRAIWGKAGQTTYACLDEWVGAPLPPPSPASLISRYLRAFGPATVADVQTWAGITRLGEVASSMDLRRYRDPDGRELLDLPELTVPDEDVPAPPRLLGPFDQMILSYADRTRIISDADRKRVISQNGLVKGTLLVGGRVCGFWEIKAAKKAAVIELSPFEKLTKRDTAALEKSAGELVQWAEAAAETHEVRIHPPA, encoded by the coding sequence GTGGAGACGTTGACCCGGCGCGCCCTGAACCGCGCCACGCTGGAGCGCCAGCTGCTGCTGGGCCGGGCGGAGATGTCCGCGTTCGACGCGGTCGAACACCTGGCCGGGCTGCAGGCGCAGGCGCCGTTCCCGCCGTACTTCGGGCTCTGGTCGCGGCTGGCGGGCTTCCGGCCGTCGGAGCTGGCGGAGCTCCTGGAGAGCCGGCGCGTGGTCCGGATCGCGCTGATGCGCGGCACGGTCCACCTCGTGACGGCGGCGGACGCGCTCGCGTGGCGGCCGGTGCTGCAGGGGATCTACGACCGCGACCTGAAGCAGAACACGCTGCACGCGAGCGCACTGGCCGGGCTCGACCACGAGCTCGTCGCCGAGGCGGCGCGGAAACTGCTCCTCGGTGGCCCGATGCCGGGAACCAAGCTGGGTGCCGAGCTGGCGCGCACCTGGGACGTCCCGCCGTCCTCCCTGACCCACCTCGCCCGCGGGCGGCTGCCGCTGGTGCAGACCCCGCCCCGGGCGATCTGGGGCAAGGCCGGGCAGACGACGTACGCGTGCCTGGACGAGTGGGTGGGCGCGCCCCTGCCGCCGCCTTCGCCCGCTTCGCTGATTTCGCGGTACCTGCGCGCGTTCGGCCCGGCCACGGTCGCGGACGTCCAGACGTGGGCGGGCATCACCCGCCTGGGCGAGGTGGCGTCTTCGATGGACCTGCGGCGGTACCGGGACCCGGACGGCCGCGAGCTGCTGGACCTGCCGGAGCTGACGGTGCCGGACGAGGACGTCCCGGCCCCGCCGCGGCTGCTGGGGCCGTTCGACCAGATGATCCTGTCCTACGCGGACCGGACGCGGATCATCTCGGACGCCGACCGCAAGCGGGTGATCTCGCAGAACGGCCTGGTGAAGGGCACGCTGCTGGTCGGCGGCCGGGTGTGCGGGTTCTGGGAGATCAAGGCGGCGAAGAAGGCGGCGGTGATCGAGCTGTCGCCGTTCGAGAAGCTCACGAAGCGGGACACGGCGGCGCTGGAGAAGTCGGCGGGCGAGCTGGTGCAGTGGGCGGAGGCGGCCGCGGAGACCCACGAGGTGCGCATCCACCCGCCGGCGTGA
- a CDS encoding TetR/AcrR family transcriptional regulator: MTAPRRGRPGYDLESLLQVAVKLFNERGYDGTSMEDLSRKLGITKSAIYHHVPSKEELLRLAVDRALDGLFEVASETAQLDGRAIDRLEHLVRGSVLVLADRLPFVTLLLRVRGNTKVERAALARRREFDRLVTDLVKQAEAEGDVRPDVDPAVTARLVFGMVNSLIEWYRPRRGSAAAELADAVCKVAFEGLRTGS, translated from the coding sequence GTGACGGCCCCGCGGCGCGGCCGGCCGGGCTACGACCTCGAATCGCTGCTGCAGGTGGCGGTGAAGCTGTTCAACGAGCGCGGCTACGACGGCACGAGCATGGAGGACCTCTCCCGCAAGCTCGGCATCACGAAGTCGGCGATCTACCACCACGTGCCCAGCAAGGAGGAACTGCTGCGGCTGGCGGTGGACCGCGCGCTGGACGGCCTGTTCGAGGTGGCGTCCGAAACGGCGCAGCTCGACGGGCGGGCGATCGACCGGCTGGAGCACCTGGTGCGCGGCAGCGTGCTGGTGCTGGCGGACCGGCTGCCGTTCGTGACGCTGCTGCTGCGCGTGCGCGGCAACACGAAGGTGGAGCGCGCGGCACTGGCCCGCCGCCGCGAGTTCGACCGGCTGGTGACGGACCTGGTGAAGCAGGCCGAAGCGGAGGGCGACGTCCGCCCGGACGTCGACCCGGCGGTGACGGCGAGGCTGGTGTTCGGCATGGTGAACTCGCTGATCGAGTGGTACCGGCCCCGGCGGGGCTCGGCGGCGGCCGAACTGGCGGACGCGGTGTGCAAGGTGGCCTTCGAGGGCCTGCGCACGGGGTCGTGA